A genomic region of Choristoneura fumiferana chromosome 15, NRCan_CFum_1, whole genome shotgun sequence contains the following coding sequences:
- the LOC141435728 gene encoding deoxycytidylate deaminase isoform X2 — MAMAFLAAKRSKDPSSQVGACVVNKENKIVGIGYNGMPLGCDDEVFPWGKNTPSPLDSKYLYVCHAEMNAILNKNAADVKDCSIYVGLFPCNECAKIIIQSGIKEVIYLSDKHAHKPETVASKRMFDAVGVKYWQFTPKNEKIEINFSDIDWNNMSPRK; from the exons ATGGCGATGGCGTTTCTCGCAGCCAAGCGGAGTAAAGACCCAAGCTCACAAGTCGGCGCATGTGTCGtcaacaaagaaaataaaattgttggAATTGG GTACAATGGAATGCCTTTGGGATGTGATGATGAGGTGTTCCCGTGGGGCAAGAATACTCCATCGCCACTAGATagcaaatatttatatg TGTGTCATGCAGAAATGAATGCAATTCTCAATAAGAATGCGGCGGATGTTAAAGATTGTTCAATCTATGTTGGTCTGTTCCCTTGCAATGAATGTGCCAAGATAATTATCCAGTCAGGGATCAAGGAAGTAATATATCTGTCTGACAAGCATGCACACAAACCTGAGACTGTCGCTTCCAAAAGAATGTTTGATGCTGTAGGAGTCAAGTACTG gcaaTTCACTCCAAAGaatgagaaaattgaaattaatttctcTGATATTGACTGGAACAATATGAGCCCTAGAAAATGA
- the LOC141435728 gene encoding deoxycytidylate deaminase isoform X1 — MDLAEMTANMSLQNVNGKLQKKREDYIDWREYFMAMAFLAAKRSKDPSSQVGACVVNKENKIVGIGYNGMPLGCDDEVFPWGKNTPSPLDSKYLYVCHAEMNAILNKNAADVKDCSIYVGLFPCNECAKIIIQSGIKEVIYLSDKHAHKPETVASKRMFDAVGVKYWQFTPKNEKIEINFSDIDWNNMSPRK; from the exons ATGGATCTCGCAGAAATGACCGCTAACATGTCCttacaaaa TGTAAACGGTAAATTGCAGAAGAAACGTGAAGACTACATCGATTGGCGAGAATACTTTATGGCGATGGCGTTTCTCGCAGCCAAGCGGAGTAAAGACCCAAGCTCACAAGTCGGCGCATGTGTCGtcaacaaagaaaataaaattgttggAATTGG GTACAATGGAATGCCTTTGGGATGTGATGATGAGGTGTTCCCGTGGGGCAAGAATACTCCATCGCCACTAGATagcaaatatttatatg TGTGTCATGCAGAAATGAATGCAATTCTCAATAAGAATGCGGCGGATGTTAAAGATTGTTCAATCTATGTTGGTCTGTTCCCTTGCAATGAATGTGCCAAGATAATTATCCAGTCAGGGATCAAGGAAGTAATATATCTGTCTGACAAGCATGCACACAAACCTGAGACTGTCGCTTCCAAAAGAATGTTTGATGCTGTAGGAGTCAAGTACTG gcaaTTCACTCCAAAGaatgagaaaattgaaattaatttctcTGATATTGACTGGAACAATATGAGCCCTAGAAAATGA